CCTTCAGCTGCTGACCGTGGTCATCCCGCGCCTGGAAGCCCTCAAGAAGGAGGGTCAGGCAGGTACCGCGAAGATCACGCAGTACACCCGCTACCTGACCGTGGCGCTCGCCATCCTTCAGGGCACGGGCCTCGTCGCCACCGCCCGCAGCGGTGCGCTGTTCTCCGGCTGCACCGCCGCGTCGTCCATCGTCCCGGACCGCTCGATCTTCTCCACGATCGTCATGGTCATCACCATGACCGCCGGTACGGCCGTCGTGATGTGGCTCGGTGAGCTCATCACCGACCGCGGTATCGGCAACGGCATGTCGATCCTGATGTTCATCTCGATCGCCGCCACCTTCCCGTCGGCGCTGTGGGCCATCAAGAAGCAGGGCACCCTGGCCGACGGCTGGATCGAGTTCGGCACCGTCGTCGCGGTCGGCCTGGTCATGGTCGGTCTGGTGGTCTTCGTCGAGCAGGCTCAGCGCCGTATCCCGGTTCAGTACGCGAAGCGGATGATCGGCCGCCGCGCCTACGGCGGGACGTCCACCTACATCCCGCTGAAGGTGAACCAGGCGGGTGTGATTCCCGTCATCTTCGCGTCGTCACTGCTGTACATCCCGGCTCTCATCGCGCAGTTCTCGAGCAGCGACTCCGGCTGGAAGACCTGGGTCACGCAGAATCTGACCAAGGGCGACCACCCGATTTACATCACCATGTACTTCTTGCTGATCGTTTTCTTCGCCTTCTTCTACGTCGCGATCTCCTTCAACCCCGAGGAAGTCGCCGA
Above is a window of Streptomyces sp. NBC_00490 DNA encoding:
- the secY gene encoding preprotein translocase subunit SecY — protein: MLTAFARAFKTPDLRKKLLFTLGIIVVYRVGTHVPIPGVDYKSVQQCVDEASANQGLFGLVNMFSGGALLQITIFALGIMPYITASIILQLLTVVIPRLEALKKEGQAGTAKITQYTRYLTVALAILQGTGLVATARSGALFSGCTAASSIVPDRSIFSTIVMVITMTAGTAVVMWLGELITDRGIGNGMSILMFISIAATFPSALWAIKKQGTLADGWIEFGTVVAVGLVMVGLVVFVEQAQRRIPVQYAKRMIGRRAYGGTSTYIPLKVNQAGVIPVIFASSLLYIPALIAQFSSSDSGWKTWVTQNLTKGDHPIYITMYFLLIVFFAFFYVAISFNPEEVADNMKKYGGFIPGIRAGRPTAEYLSYVLNRITWPGSLYLGLIALVPTMALVGFGANQNFPFGGTSILIIVGVGLETVKQIESQLQQRNYEGFLR